The genomic region ACAAGCCAAGCCTGCGATGTACACTTTTTTAAAACCTATTTTATCTGATAAATGCCCGAAGGGGTAGGAGAGTAGGGCATAAAAAGCATTGTATAAAATATAACTGCCGATAATAAAGGTTTCGCTAAATCCTTTGTGTTTTAAAAATAGCAGTAAAAACACATCGGAAGTATTGAATAAATAAAACAGGATAATTCCTGCGGTAAGTTTTCGGTATTGTGGGGTAGCGGTTTTCCAGTATTTAAAATAGCTGAAAAACCCTGTTTTGGGTTTGTTTTCGGTATTTAATGGTGTTTTTTTCGACTCAGTGAGAAGAAAACACATGAAAATGGCTGCAATACCCGGCAGTATTGCCCACAAAAACACATTCTTAAAATTAGAAGGCTCTACGCTTAACAAAATAAATGCGGATAAAGCTCCCAAAGTAGCACCCAAGGTATCCATACTGCGATGCAGGCCGAATACACGCCCTCTGTTTTGCGGAGTGCATTCATCGGCCAATAAAGCATCGCGGGCACCTGTGCGAAGCCCTTTGCCAAATCGGTCGGTAGTACGGGTAAATAATACCCAAATAGGGTGTGCAAACAATACCGTTAGTGGTTTTGCGGCAGCACTTAGCGCATAGCCCCAACGGATAAACGGCACCCGTTTTTGTAAATTGTCAGACAGTTGGCCGA from Bacteroidota bacterium harbors:
- a CDS encoding MFS transporter, with amino-acid sequence MASTVTRRVWILSLISLFTDMASEMLYPVMPLYLKHIGFTMAFIGFLEGAAELTAGISKGYFGQLSDNLQKRVPFIRWGYALSAAAKPLTVLFAHPIWVLFTRTTDRFGKGLRTGARDALLADECTPQNRGRVFGLHRSMDTLGATLGALSAFILLSVEPSNFKNVFLWAILPGIAAIFMCFLLTESKKTPLNTENKPKTGFFSYFKYWKTATPQYRKLTAGIILFYLFNTSDVFLLLFLKHKGFSETFIIGSYILYNAFYALLSYPFGHLSDKIGFKKVYIAGLACFAITYALLPFAANYWHIIVLFLIYGAFSALTDGISKAWMSHLCQPHEKATAYGFLGSSISIALVIANTLIGFLWDTINPNAAILLSAIGAVCCIFYFFRLVENTQPANNNH